The DNA region ATGGCCGGGCAGATGTGCCGGCGTTGCCGTCTTTCTGCTGAGTGAGGAATAATACCAAATTTGCGCACAGGATAATCCGTGTCCCTGGCGCTTCCATCCCAATACGCGATTTGCGTTTGTGATTTGCATTTTCACGCAACTTTTCCTTTACTTAAAGGTATGGGTGAAAGGTGGTGAAGGATGCGAGGCATAAAAACAAATGAACTGGGCGTATTGGACAGGATAATGAGTGAATTGCAGTGGAAACTATCGGAGATATGCCGGAGACTGCATAAAGGATCCGGAAAACTGGCAGAAAAGAAAACAGGTTTGGCAATTGTGGAATCTGGTCTGAATACCTCGTCCAGTAAGGTCAGGAGAGGGCAAATGAGACTATATAAGGAGGAACAGAGTGGATTTTAAAGAGTTTTTCACATGGGAATATATCGCAACCTTTGCGGGGTGCATGGCCTGCACCGGTGTAATCACCCAGTTTATTAAGAACTGGCTGGACAGTCTCGTACATATCCCGACGCAGCTGCTTGCCTACCTTGTGGCCCTTGTGGTGCTGCTGGCGGCGCAGGGCTTCACGGGGGCGCTCACGCCGTCGATGGCGGCGCTTGACCTGCTTAACGCTGTGCTGATCGCCACGGCGGCCAGCGGCGCCTACGATGGGATCAAGCGGATTGGTGGCGGCAATGGCTGACGTTGTGGCGCACGGGATCGATATTTCCTCCCATCAGGGCGAGATCGACTTTGCGAAGGTCAGGGCGGCGGGATACTCCTACGTCATCATCAAGGCGGGACAGGGCCTGCGGGAATTCCAGACCTTCCGGGGGAAGTACCTGCCCGCTGTGCTAGCCGCCGGTCTCGACTGGGGCGCGTACTGGTGGAGCGACGCGGTGACGGTGGACGAGGCCAGACGGGAGGCGGAGGTTTTTGTGGCGGCACTCGGGAAGCTGAGGCCAACCTATCCGGTCTATATGGATCAGGAATATGCTTCGTCCTGCGGCCAGTGGGGGCTGAATCAGGGCAAACAGACCCGCACCGATATGGCGGCGGCGTTCCTGCAAACGCTCGAGCAGGCCGGATACTATGCGGGACTCTATGCCTCAAAGGACTGGCTGGAACATTGGGTGAATGCGGACAAGCTCAAAAACTACGATAAGTGGGTGGCGCAGTACGCGGCAAAATGCACCTATGGCGGGGCTTATGGGATGTGGCAGCACCACGGAGATGTGCCGGGGTTCGTGGGCCGCTGCCCGGGGATCAGCGTACCGGTTGACCTCAACGACTGCTACCGGGATTACCCGGCGATCATCAAGGTAAACGGCCTCAACGGATGGGGCGCGCAGGAGCCGTCTGGCGAGATGGTGCCGCGCGGTGAATACGATTCCGTAGTGGCCGAGCGGGACGCTTTGCAAACGAAATATGACGGGCTGGTAGCCGATATACAGGCGGTGATCAGCAAATACAGGGGGTAACAGGATGGATGCACAATTCTGGACGGCGGTGCTGCCGTCAACCATGTCGGCTCTGGCTTTGATCGTCGTGGCGGTGATCGAGACCAGGGAAAGCAAAAGCCGCAAACGAACCGAGGCCAGAGCCGCCCGCCGCGCGGAGGAAAGCCGCTTGTCAATGGAATTGATGTCCGCAGCCTGCAAGCTGTCCACAGTGACTGCTAAGGCCGTGACGGGGCACAAGACCAACGGGGACGTAGAGGAGGCGTTGGAGATGTCCAAAGAGGCGCAGGAACAATACGAGCGATTTAAAACGAGATTGGCTGCTGATCAGGTGGCAAAGATATGATAAACGGGCCTTCCGGTTATTCCGGTTGGCCCGCCCTTCTTTACGCAAAGATGCCCGCACATGGCGGGCATCTTTGCAGGGAAACAATATTTTATTTCACCCGGAGCATCGAGTGTTTAAAGTTTATCATAAATTAGCATAGTTATTCAATGGGATATATCGATAATGTTAGGCGGGCGCTAAAAGATTGTAAGGCTAACTAAATTTTATATAGTCACAAATAATGTATATGGTATAATTTAACAATAACAATATGACTGCGTAGAAGGCGCAGGGCAAAGCATAAAATATGTTCGTCAACATATTTTATAAGTGGCTTATAATGCTGGTTTGCAGCTATAAATATGGACGTTCGGAACGCAGAGGCCGCAGGTTCTAGTCTTGTCACCTCGACCCATAAGCCAAAAGAAGCAATAACACCGCCTTTTGGCGGTGTTATTGCTTCTTTCAATGTATAGTTAAATACATGATATGTGTATTTGTTATTTTAATATCCAAGTGATAAGATGAAACCATCGAAAATAACCGGTTGTAAAGACGGTGCCTCTCGGTGAAAAAGGATCTTTATCTGCGTGCCACTCTTCGAGCTACATCTGGGTGGGAAGACGCCCTGGGCCATGACGATGTGATTGTGACATTTTCCATGGAAGAATGATCGTAAAAAGCAGAACCGAAAGAATATCGGTACATGTGCCAATCCTGGAAGCAGTATTCGGCGGCAGGCCGCCATGTAACGTCTGCTGAACAAATTTTTATGAAACATCAAAGTGGAGAAGGGTATTTAACGAGCTTCATGGAGCATATCTTGTAAGAATAATTTGTGTGTGATATACTAAAAGAACAGAAAAAATAATTTTTTTTAGTGATTATTTGCAACTCCTTCCTTAACCGAATTTTGTGAAAGGAAGTATAATGGGGATTCCACTATACGGGGTGTTGGATATGCTCAATCAGGGAATTGGACAGGAAATCGCACTTGCGGCGAGCCGGATCATTGGACACGGCGTTCTGATTACCGATGCGGAAGGAGTCGTATTGGGATGCTATGATTTAAAGCGGATTGGTTCGCTGCATGAGGCATCGCTGCCGGTGATGAAAAGCCGGAAACCCGCATTTTTGGATGAACAGGCTTGTAAAGTATACAAAGGAACACGTTATGGAGTCACATTCCCGATTGAACTTGGAAATGAGGTTGTCGGATCGGTTGGGATCACCGGAAGGCTGGAGGAGGTTTCCCAATATGGGCAGCTGATCCAAATGTTTGTGGAAGTTTTTTTAAAGGAACGGCTGGAACAAAATCTGTCTCAGCTGCGGGATCGGGACAGGTATAACCTGCTTTTGGAAATCACCGCTTTCCATGCGGGCGGAGCGGATGAGGAGAATATCCTGCTGCATGCAAAGGCCCTGGGGTTTGATCTTTCAGTTCCCCGTGCTGCGATTATGGTGGAGATCCAGGAAGAAAACAGCGCTTCCGCGCGGCCGGAGAATATGCCTGGCAGCAGGCCGGATATCAGCGCAATTGTGGAACGGGTTTTTTCTGAACGGGAGAATATTTATATCCCGCTCTCAATTAACCGGATCATGATTTTTGCAGTGCTGGGTGCCCATGAGAGTGAACGTGATGTCAAGTCGACGGTTCAGCGCAGAGGCGGGGAGCTTTTGGAGATGTTTGCGCGCAGCGGCGTATGCGCGAAGGCCGGAGCGGGGAGCCTGGCAACCGATCTGGTGACGTTGCGGCAATCTTATTATGACGCCTACCAGGCCATGATGATCTGCCGTTGGACTGGGGAGCCGGGCCGCCTGGTGTACATTAAGGACAGCCATCTGGAACGGCTTGTTTTCAATATCTCAAGCGAAGCCTATACTTCCTTTTATAAGGACAATCTGCAGGCGCTTGTGCGGCAGAAGGATGGGGATGAACTGCTGCGCGTGATCCTTGTCTGGTGTGAAACCAAATTTAACGCCACCGAGTCCTCGCAGCGGCTGCACATTCATAAAAACACGCTGTCCTACCGAATCAACCGGATACAAAAAATCAGCGGGCTGGATCTGAAAAATTTTAAAGAGGCAACAGCGCTGTATATTGCGGTTACATTGTATTATCTCAAACCGAGGGGATATATGGCCCTTCCGGAACCATGAAGACTGCAAATCAGCCGCTTTTAAAAACTGTCGCCGAACATAAAAAATGTTCGGCGACAGTTTTTATTTGAGATAAACCGATTAGATAATTGTCCATATTTTTTGTTATATGTTTAAATATTATATAATATTATTACAATAAAATCTTTGAGAGTCCCGCGTTTTTTTGTAATAACAGCTGGATGTTTCCAGAATTTTTTCCAGTTATACTAATCTTAGTTCCTGAAAGTTGCGCAGGGGCTGAGATCCAAAGAGAATAAGTTGGAATAAGAACAGGAGGGATTTGGTTTGGCAGCAAAAAAGATCGCAATCCTTGGTGATGGAAACGGCGCACACATGATGGCTGCTGATTTTGCCATGAAGGGTCATCAGGTCAGCATGTACATTTACGAAGCGCGCGAAGAGGTGCGCAAACTGATGGAGACCAAAACCATCAACATTGAAGGCGTTCTGAAAACCTCTGTAAAACTCCATAATGTAACCTGCGATATCGAGGAAGCAATCAAAGAGGCGGATTATATCTGTATTGTAACCCCTGCGTTCGTTCATGCTTTTTATGCAAATCTGCTCAAAGGAAAAGTGAAGAAAAATCAGGTGATCGTGACCTTCCCGGGCGCGTTCGCGGCACTTCAAATCAAAAAAGTGTTCGGAGATGATCCGGAATGCCCAGTATTTGCGGATGTTAACAACCTGCCGTATGATACACGTCTGAGCGGCCCCGCTAAGGTGAACCTGTTCGGACGCAATGCCGTGAACATCGCGTTTTTGCCCGCATCGGCCGGTGACAGCCTGATCGATGAGATGCGGGTGGACCTCTTCCCATTTGAAAAGGTTTACCGCGATGTGCTTGAATGCGGCCTGTCGATTGTCAACCCGGCCTGGCATACCGGTCCCTGCCTTTTAAGCGTGACCTCCATCGAAAACCCGACAAACAACTTTTTTGTCTATGAGCACGGCTGGACCCCGTCGGCCTGCAAGCTGAACATTGTTCTGGATCAAGAGCGGAAAGCGGTGGGCAAGGAGCTTGGTTACCATCTGCGCCCAATGGAGGATTTCAGCGGGATGCCGGACGGGTTTACCTGGCAGCAGCTGTACGCGGCCGGGCACGGAGCGATTTCGCTCACTCCCATCTGCGGCCCGAACAACATTTTTGACCGCTACCTGACCGAGGACGCGCCGTACGGGTTGGTGCCGTGGGCGGCGATCGGTGGATTGCTGGGCGTGCCGATGTCGATGACCAACTCCTGTATCGATATTTATAATGTCATCCATGAGACCGACTGGCGCAGGGAGGGGCTCACTGCGGAGGATCTCGGCATCGACGGCATGAACAAGGAACAGCTGCTTACCTATGTGCAGACCGGAAAGAAGTAAGACGCATCCACCACGACCATATGCTGGTAAGGAGGATTTCCATGAAAAAGGTTATCGCACTCGTTCTTTCAATGAGCCTGTTATTGTTAGCTGCCTGTGACAAAAGTGCAAGCGGCGCGGAAAGCCAGACGGCGCCCGCTCAGCCTTCCGGCCAGGCGTCTGCGCCTGCGGATACAAACAAGGACAGCTCGGAAAGTTATTCATTCCGGCTTGCAACCCACTATGCGACAAGCCATCCCGGCTATGCCGCGCTGGAGAGGATCGCGGCTGATCTCAATGAGCAGAGCGGCGGAAAAATCGAGGTCAAACTCTATCCGTCGAGTCAGTTGGGCGACTACACATTGACCTATGAGGACCTGATGAGAGGTTCCGTCGACTTTGCGCTCATCCCAATTCCCAGCGAATACGATCCAAAACTGGAGATGAACTTTGTCCCCTACATGGTGACGGACTACAGTCAGATGGAATCGGCGTACGGCCCGGATTCCTACTTCTACAAGGAGTATGGCGGGATCCATGAAAACCTGGGCGTCAAACTTTTGGGGCTCTATGTGGAAGGTCTGATTGGATTCGGACTTACGCAGCTGCCGGATAGTTACGCGGATCCAGCGGCTTCCAAGGGTTTGATGATCCGCTGTCCGGCAATCGAGGTTTACAACCTGGTGACCGAAGACATGGGCTATTCCGCGACTACAATCCCCTATGCGGACCTTTACAGCGCGCTGCAGACCGGTGTGGTCGACGGCTGGATCGGCGGCACGCCGCAGCTCAACTACACGGACTTTAAGGATGTTATCAAATACTATGTGGATTACAACGTTTTTGCTGAAAATATCGGGTTCTTCATGAGCCTTGATGTTTTTAACAGCCTTCCCGCTGAATACCAGACCATGATTCAGGACGCCTTCATGAAGGAAGCGATCAACAGCTATGCGGTCGCGGAGCAACTGGACAATGAAGCGCTCTCAAAAATGGAGGAGTATGGGATCGAAATTGTCCGGCTGACCGATGAACAACGGGCCGCCTATGCGAAGAGCATCCAGGAAAAAACCTGGCCGCGCCTTTACAAGAATATTGGTGAGGAGACTCTTAAAAAACTGGTAGAAGCAGTTCAGTGATGTTCCAGCCTGTTCGGGCGGCTGTGCGGTTGACAGCCAGCCGTCCGAACAATCCCAAAAGGCCTTTTTGGAATTTTGACGGATAAATGGACGAAATGTGAGGTGAGAGGATGCCGTCTGTACCCTTCGATATCACACAGACTTTATTTTGGAAGATCCTGCTGCGGGTGGTGCGCTTCGTTATGGTTTCCTGCAGCGTGATTTCCACCGCCTGTATTATCTACTCCCTGACCCTGCGCTATATATTCCAGAAGAATTTTTATGGTTCGGATGAAGTGATTCTGATGTTTGCATTCTGGCTCTATTTTATGGGAGCCGTACATGGAAGTTATGAAAACAGCCATATCAAAGCGGATCTTCTGAATGTTTACATAAAGAACCTTCGCGTGAAGGATGTCATGGGCCTGATCGCGCAGTTTTTGACAATCGTTGTCAATGCCATCCTGCTGTTCTGGGCGTGGGATTACTTTTTGTGGGGACTCAACAAGATGCCGCTCTCCACAGGGCTGAAGATACCGCTGGTGATTCCGCAGAGCGCAATTTTCTTCTCCCTGCTGTTGATGGTGTTTTACCATATCTGCTATTTCTGCATCAATATCCACAAGTTTACATCCTGCGGATATTTTTCGGTTCCGCAGTATGGCGACTATATCACGGAAAAACTCAAAGCGCGGTATTCTACCGCTGCCGCGCCTTTGAAGGCAGAGGTTGAAGCGATGCTGAAAGCCGATGAAGAGGCGGAAAAGCAGAAAGGGGATGGGCAGTAATGGAGATAGCGGTCAGTATTCTGATCCTGATGGTCGCGTTGATCATCGGCATGCCGATTCCATATGCGTTTGGCGCATCCTTCATCTGGATTGCTTATTCGCTGGATTTCCAAACGGACTTTTTGCTGGCGGCGGGCTACAGCCAGCTCAATTCGGTGGTTCTGCTTGCCATCCCGCTGTTCGTGCTGGCCGGCGGCATCATGGAAAAAGGACAGATCGGAGAATCGCTGGTCGGGCTGGTGGAACGGTTTGTCGGCCGGTTCAAAGGGGGCCTTGCCGCTGTGGCGGTAGTTGCGAGCGCGATTTTCGGTTCCATTTCCGGAAGCGCTTCGGCCACGCTTTCCTGTATCGGTTCCATTATGGAACCCCGTATGACAAAGGCCGGCTATGAAAAAGGCTATACGGCGGCAATCCTTTCAGCGGCTTGCCCGCTGGGGCTTCTGATCCCGCCCAGTTCCGCGCAGATCCTTTACGCTTGGTCCAGCAACCAGTCAGTTCTGGCCTGTTTTGCTTCCACAGTTGGTCCTGGCATCATTTTGGTATTGTTCCTTTGCGTGGTAAATGGATTCCTTGCCAGGAGGATGCCGATTATCATTCCGGAAAAACAGCCACGCGCCGTTTGGATGGAAGAAACGAAGAAAAAGACCCTGCACGCTGTGCCGTCGCTGATAATGCCGCTCATCATCCTGGGAGGAATCTACGGCGGGATTATGACGCCGACCGAAGCGGCGGCAGTCAGCGTCCTGTATGCGATCCCGGTCGGAATGTTCCTCTACCGGGGGCTTACCCCAAAGGGCCTCAAGGACGCGCTCATCGACACTTCGACCACCACGGGCGTCATCATGGTGATGTTCTTCATGGTCATGATCCTGAGCAGGCTTTTCACAATGGAAGATGTGCCGGGACGGATTGCAAACGCGCTGCTGCAGGTGACCGACAACAAATATATCCTGCTCCTGCTGATCAATGTGTTCATGATTATCATCGGGATGTTGATGGACGATGTCAGCGGAATCCTGCTGAGCACGCCGATCCTTCTGCCGATCGTGACGGCGTTGGGGGTGCATCCGATTCATTTCGCGGCAATTCTGGGCGTAAACCTCGGCATGGGGAACATCACCCCGCCGACCGCCCCGATGCTCTATCTGAGCGGGCGCGTGTGCAACGCGAAAATCAACAAGATGCTTCCGCCGACTTTGGTGTTCATCCTGTTTGCGTATCTGCCCACTCTGCTGATCACGACCTTTATCCCGGCGGTTTCCCTTACGCTGCCGAAATTGATCCTGCCGAAGCTGTTCCTGTAGGCGCTTTGGAGCTGCAAAAAGAGGGGCGGACATTCGGCCGTCCTTCTTTTTTGCGTGGAATTGAAAAATGCGGCAGGAACTTATATAATAAAAGAAAAAGAACATCAGCAAAAGGGGGAGCGGTATGCGTACGGCAATTGTCGCGGACGACGAGCCCATCACACGGCTGGATATTTCGCAGATGCTGGAGGAACTGGGGTTCCAGGTACTGGGACAGGCGTCCGATGGATTTGACGCGGTCGAGCTTTGCCGCGCGCACCATCCGGATGTGGCGCTTCTGGATGTACGCATGCCGATTTTTGACGGCCTTGGCGCAGCGGAAACAATTGTAAATGAGGAGCTGTCCGGCTGTGTAATTCTCCTGACCGCATTTTCCGATCCGGAACTGGTGGAACGAGCGGGAAAGGCCGGCGTGACCGGATACCTTGTAAAGCCAGTGGAACAGCGGCTCATTTTGCCCACTGTTGAGGTGGCGATCGCACAGAGCAGGCGTCTGCGGGAAAGCAGAAGGGAGAGCGCGCAGGCCAAAGAAAAGCTGGAGGAGTTGAAATTTGTGGAGCGCGCGAAGGGAATCCTGGCCTCGCAGCGTCAGATCAGCGAAATGCAGGCTTATCAGGAGCTGCGGCGTATGGCGATGAACAAGCGCTGCCCGGTCGGCGTGCTGGCACGGGCAGTTGTGGAGAGCTGCGGCGCGCGTCCCGCCTTCAGACGGGACAAGGAGCGGCTGATGGAGCTGCTGCATCTTTCGGAAAGGGAAGCGTACGCCCGTATCCGGCAGGCGGCGCAGGAAAAGGATATGACGCCTGAACAGGCCGCGGCATGGCTGGCCGCACAGGCAGCGGAGGAACAAAAATGATGCTGCGGGAGCTTTGCCGTATCCAGACGGCCTTATCAGAAGCGGACATCGCGCGGCTGGAACAGCTGGAGCAGGAGCTCCCGGTGATTGCGGAACTCACAAATGCTGACATCTTCATCGACTGCTTTGACAAAAGCGGCCGTACCGTGCTGGTTGCGGCACAGGCGCGTCCGGCACAGGTCGGTTCTTCTGTCTATGCGGAGGATGTGGTGGGAAAGACCGTTTTGCGCGAGATGGAACCTGCGGTTTATCATGCGGTTGAAAGCGGACTGCCCGCGCGCGACCTAAAAGCCATCACCCAGGAGGGCGTGACGGTCCGTCAGGATGTTGTCCCGGTGCGTGGAACAGACGGAAAGGTCATCGGTGTGCTCATCTGTGAAAAGGATATTTCGGGCAGGCTCATCCGCGAAAAGAAATATGATGAGCTGGCGCGCGAAAAGGAAGAGCATGCCGGCAAACAGCTTCTGGTGGCCGGGAAAACGGGCGATGTGCGGATGCGGGAGGTACACCACCGGGTGAAGAACAATCTGCAGATGATCGCTTCGATCATGAACCTGCAGGCGCGTCGGAGCGACAATCAACAGGTGCGGCGCGCGTTTCGCGAGAATACCCAGCGGGTGCTGAGTATCGCTGCGATCCACGATATCCTGACGCGCGGGGAGGAGGGCGGCGGTGTACGGCTGCTGCTCCTGCTGGAACGAATCTGCCGGGAAATCCAGGCGGTGTCCGGTATTGGGAGCCGGGTGCGCATCCTTGTAGAAGGGGATGATCTGTTGATTTCGGCGGATCTCGCGTCTTCGATTGCGCTTGCTGTGAATGAGCTGGTCACGAATGCGCTCGAGCATGGATATCCGGGGGATCGCACCGGCAGGGTGACGGTAAAAGCGCAAGCGGGCAGGCTGTTTTCCACGATATGGGTCGAGGATGACGGAGTTGGCTACGATCCAATGGAACCTCGCAGGGGCAGCTTGGGGCTTGAACTGGTCACCCTCACTGCCCGGGATAAACTGCGGGGGGATTTTCGCATCGCGCCGGATGAAACTGGGACAAAGGCCTATTTTTCTTTCCGGATGCCGCCGAAAGAGGATTGATTTTCCACTTTTGGTGTGCTATACTAAAAACGTACAACAGGGTACATCATTTGATAAGGCAATAAGGCCAAAGCAGTAATTTATTACTGCTTTGGCCTTTTTTGTTTTTTCGCAAGGAGGCGGGCGGATTTCATGGCTGCGGAGCAATTTTTGAGTGTCGGGATCGATATTGGAACCTCCACCACGCAGGTTGTTTTCAGCTGTCTCACAGTGGAAAATAAAGCGGGATACTTTTCGGCGCCGCGGGTTTCGATCGTGGATAAACGGGTGGTCTATACAGGGGAAATCCACCGCACGCCGCTTTTGAACAGCGTGCGGATCGACGCGCAGGCGGTGCAGCGGATCGTCGCCGGGGAGTTTGCGCGCGCGGGATATATGCCGGCGCAGATTGGGACCGGCGCGGTGATCATCACCGGGGAAAGCGCCCGTAAGGAGAACGCCCGGGCGGTACTTGAAAAGCTCAGCAATTTTGCGGGGGAGTTCGTCGTTTCTACCGCAGGGCCTGATTTGGAGGCGGTGATTGCCGGAAAGGGAAGCGGCGCATGGCAATACTCTGTGGACAACGCCTGCGCGGCTGTGAACATCGATATTGGAGGAGGCACCTCCAATATTGTGCAGTTTTATGATGGCCGGGCGGTTGCCCGCGGATGCGTGGATATCGGCGGCGGGCAGATCTGTTTTTCGCCGGATGGCGTCCTCACATACCTCAGCCCGAGCGCGCGGGCAATTGCGGATGCCTGCGGTTCTGCGCTGCGGGAAGGGACGCGGGTGGACAAAGCGGAGCTGTGCAAAGTTTGTGAAGCAATGGCGGAATTGCTTTTCCAGCTCACGGCCGGGGAACGGTCGGTTCTGCTCGACCGGGTGCGCACAGCGGAAAGCTCCCCTTTTATCCCGCCGTATCCCACGCAGGCGGTATTTTTTTCGGGCGGCGTGGCGCGGTGCTTTTATGAAAACGAGACGGAAATCGAAAAATACGGGGACATTGGGGTGATCCTTGCCCAAAAACTGCGAAAGAGCCGGTTCTGCTCGGAATACCGGATCGTGAGCGGTTGTGAGACGATCCGCGCGACGGTGGTTGGGGCGGGCTGCTATACCACCGGCATCTCCGGAAGCACCATTTTTTACAGCGCGCCGCTTTTTCCACAGAAGAACCTGCCGGTGCTGAAATTGAGCATGCGGGAGCAGGACGCCTGCTTTGCGGGTGAAAGCGCCACACTTGTGGAACAGCTTGGATGGTTCCTTGCGCAGACGGACGGCGAAAAACTGCTGCTTGCGCTGCCAGGCCGCTCCAATCCCACCTACGACGCGCTCAAAAGGCTGGCGGAAACCATTGCTGCGGCGGTACGCCAGGTGTACCCGCCCGGCGCGCCGGTCTTTCTCGCAGTGGAAACCGATATGGCCAAGGCGCTGGGCCAGGCGGTTTTCGCCGCGCTTCAAAGCGCGCGCCCGGTCGTTTCGATCGATGCGGTTCAGGTTGAGCAGAACGACTACATCGATCTCGGAAGGCCGCTGATGGATGGACTTGTCATTCCGGTGGTGGTCAAGACGCTGATTTTTGGATAAAGCCAGATTAGGAGGCAGAGCATGAGCTATCAGGTGATTCTGGGGGGCAACACCTTTTCTTTTGACACGGTGAAGGAGGTGCTTGCCAAGGCAAATGAAGAAAAGTCCGGGGATATTCTCGCCGGGATTGCGGCGTCGTCCGATATCGAGCGGATCGCGGCAAAGGAGGCGCTCGCAAACATGACGCTGCATGAGCTTCGGGAGAATCCCGCGGTGCCGTATGAAATCGACGATGTGACCCGGATGAATCAGGATGGGATCAATGAATACGCTTATGGAAAAATCAAAAGCTGGACGGTCGCGCAGCTGCGGGAGTGGATTCTCGATTCAAACACGGACGAAGCGCAGCTGCGGGAGATCGGAAAGGCGCTGACAGCGGAGATGGTAGCCGGCGCCGCCAAACTGATGAGCAATCTGGATCTCATCTATGCGGCGTCAAAGATGCAGGTTCCAGCGCGCTGCAATACGACGATCGGCCTGCGCGGGACGCTTTCCACCCGCCTGCAGCCAAACCACACCACAGACAATCCCGAAGGGATCACAGCTTCGCTGTTTGAAGGGCTCAGCTACGGATGCGGAGACGCGCTGATCGGGCTAAATCCGGTGAATGACACGGTGTCGAGCTTGGCGGAAGTGCTGCGGCGGTTTGACGAGGTGAAAAACGAATTTGGGATACCGACCCAGATCTGTGTGCTGGGGCATATCACCACTCAGATTGAAGCGGTCAGGCAGGGCGCTCCGGCCGATATGATCTTCCAGTCGATCGCGGGCAGTCAGAAGGGAAACGAAGCGTTTGGTTTTACCACGCAAACCGTCCTGGAGGCAAAGGAGCTGCTCAAACGGCACGGCACCTCCACCGGCCCGAATGTCCTCTATTTTGAGACCGGGCAGGGCAGCGAGCTTTCCTCCGACGCGCATTACGGAGCCGACCAGGTGACTATGGAGGCGCGCTGCTATGCCTACGCGCGCAACTTTGCGCCGTTCATGGTGAATACGGTGGTGGGATTTATCGGCCCGGAATACCTTTATGACAGCCGCCAGGTGATCCGCGCGGGTCTGGAGGATCATTTTATGGGGAAACTTTCCGGGGTGCCGATGGGCTGCGACTGCTGCTACACAAACCATATGATGGCGGATCAAAACGACATCGAAAACCTCGCGCTGCT from Anaerotruncus rubiinfantis includes:
- a CDS encoding TRAP transporter small permease, translating into MPSVPFDITQTLFWKILLRVVRFVMVSCSVISTACIIYSLTLRYIFQKNFYGSDEVILMFAFWLYFMGAVHGSYENSHIKADLLNVYIKNLRVKDVMGLIAQFLTIVVNAILLFWAWDYFLWGLNKMPLSTGLKIPLVIPQSAIFFSLLLMVFYHICYFCINIHKFTSCGYFSVPQYGDYITEKLKARYSTAAAPLKAEVEAMLKADEEAEKQKGDGQ
- a CDS encoding ANTAR domain-containing response regulator: MRTAIVADDEPITRLDISQMLEELGFQVLGQASDGFDAVELCRAHHPDVALLDVRMPIFDGLGAAETIVNEELSGCVILLTAFSDPELVERAGKAGVTGYLVKPVEQRLILPTVEVAIAQSRRLRESRRESAQAKEKLEELKFVERAKGILASQRQISEMQAYQELRRMAMNKRCPVGVLARAVVESCGARPAFRRDKERLMELLHLSEREAYARIRQAAQEKDMTPEQAAAWLAAQAAEEQK
- a CDS encoding NAD/NADP octopine/nopaline dehydrogenase family protein, with amino-acid sequence MAAKKIAILGDGNGAHMMAADFAMKGHQVSMYIYEAREEVRKLMETKTINIEGVLKTSVKLHNVTCDIEEAIKEADYICIVTPAFVHAFYANLLKGKVKKNQVIVTFPGAFAALQIKKVFGDDPECPVFADVNNLPYDTRLSGPAKVNLFGRNAVNIAFLPASAGDSLIDEMRVDLFPFEKVYRDVLECGLSIVNPAWHTGPCLLSVTSIENPTNNFFVYEHGWTPSACKLNIVLDQERKAVGKELGYHLRPMEDFSGMPDGFTWQQLYAAGHGAISLTPICGPNNIFDRYLTEDAPYGLVPWAAIGGLLGVPMSMTNSCIDIYNVIHETDWRREGLTAEDLGIDGMNKEQLLTYVQTGKK
- a CDS encoding TRAP transporter large permease, whose protein sequence is MEIAVSILILMVALIIGMPIPYAFGASFIWIAYSLDFQTDFLLAAGYSQLNSVVLLAIPLFVLAGGIMEKGQIGESLVGLVERFVGRFKGGLAAVAVVASAIFGSISGSASATLSCIGSIMEPRMTKAGYEKGYTAAILSAACPLGLLIPPSSAQILYAWSSNQSVLACFASTVGPGIILVLFLCVVNGFLARRMPIIIPEKQPRAVWMEETKKKTLHAVPSLIMPLIILGGIYGGIMTPTEAAAVSVLYAIPVGMFLYRGLTPKGLKDALIDTSTTTGVIMVMFFMVMILSRLFTMEDVPGRIANALLQVTDNKYILLLLINVFMIIIGMLMDDVSGILLSTPILLPIVTALGVHPIHFAAILGVNLGMGNITPPTAPMLYLSGRVCNAKINKMLPPTLVFILFAYLPTLLITTFIPAVSLTLPKLILPKLFL
- the dctP gene encoding TRAP transporter substrate-binding protein DctP is translated as MKKVIALVLSMSLLLLAACDKSASGAESQTAPAQPSGQASAPADTNKDSSESYSFRLATHYATSHPGYAALERIAADLNEQSGGKIEVKLYPSSQLGDYTLTYEDLMRGSVDFALIPIPSEYDPKLEMNFVPYMVTDYSQMESAYGPDSYFYKEYGGIHENLGVKLLGLYVEGLIGFGLTQLPDSYADPAASKGLMIRCPAIEVYNLVTEDMGYSATTIPYADLYSALQTGVVDGWIGGTPQLNYTDFKDVIKYYVDYNVFAENIGFFMSLDVFNSLPAEYQTMIQDAFMKEAINSYAVAEQLDNEALSKMEEYGIEIVRLTDEQRAAYAKSIQEKTWPRLYKNIGEETLKKLVEAVQ
- a CDS encoding CdaR family transcriptional regulator — protein: MGIPLYGVLDMLNQGIGQEIALAASRIIGHGVLITDAEGVVLGCYDLKRIGSLHEASLPVMKSRKPAFLDEQACKVYKGTRYGVTFPIELGNEVVGSVGITGRLEEVSQYGQLIQMFVEVFLKERLEQNLSQLRDRDRYNLLLEITAFHAGGADEENILLHAKALGFDLSVPRAAIMVEIQEENSASARPENMPGSRPDISAIVERVFSERENIYIPLSINRIMIFAVLGAHESERDVKSTVQRRGGELLEMFARSGVCAKAGAGSLATDLVTLRQSYYDAYQAMMICRWTGEPGRLVYIKDSHLERLVFNISSEAYTSFYKDNLQALVRQKDGDELLRVILVWCETKFNATESSQRLHIHKNTLSYRINRIQKISGLDLKNFKEATALYIAVTLYYLKPRGYMALPEP
- a CDS encoding glycoside hydrolase family 25 protein; this translates as MADVVAHGIDISSHQGEIDFAKVRAAGYSYVIIKAGQGLREFQTFRGKYLPAVLAAGLDWGAYWWSDAVTVDEARREAEVFVAALGKLRPTYPVYMDQEYASSCGQWGLNQGKQTRTDMAAAFLQTLEQAGYYAGLYASKDWLEHWVNADKLKNYDKWVAQYAAKCTYGGAYGMWQHHGDVPGFVGRCPGISVPVDLNDCYRDYPAIIKVNGLNGWGAQEPSGEMVPRGEYDSVVAERDALQTKYDGLVADIQAVISKYRG